From Paenibacillus sp. PL2-23:
TCCAGATACTGAGAGCGAGCGCCGCCCACAGCGTCATCAAGGAGATAATGAGCGCCAGCAGCTTGCTGAAGTAGAGAGCCTCCCTGCGGACGGGCAGCGCCAGCAGCGTATAGATGCTGCGGCTACTCGAATAATGGGAGTAGAACGATCTGAGGAACAAGCCCAGCATCGCCGCCAGATATACAAGGAATACCATCATGCAGCCAGACTCCGCATAAATCGTCTCGTATCGCTGATATATCGCAAAGCTGTGATTCATATGGATGGACAGGAACATAAGCGGAGAGATAACGGCGCCAAGCGATAGCAGCAGAACACCCCGCAGCATCGTGCCGAGCTCATAGTTCAGCAGTCGGTAGAAGCTTTTCATTTGCAATCCTCCTCATCGTTATTGCTGTGATTGATGTATTACTGAACTAATACATGCTGCTCATGAAAAAAACGGCGTCAAGGCCGCTCCCAATGCTCGCTCACCAGCTCGATGACCTTTTTGAACGACAGATTAATTTCCTTCGCCGATAAAATAAACGACACAACGAGCCCGCGCGTCAGTTCTTCCTCGATCCGTGCCAATAATTCCGCATCCGCATAGATGACGCTGCCCTGATTGCCGCTCGTATGAACGAAGCCTTCCTCCTCCATTAGCTTGAACGCTTTCTGGACCGTGTTGGGATTGACGTTCAGCTGCGCTGCAATATCCCTTCTGGAGGGAAGCCGGTCGCCCGAGGCCACGCGTCCGAGAAGAAGCTGGCGCTTGACGTAGCCGGCAATCTGCATATATACCGGCTCCTTGCCGTCTAATGCCAGCTCTTTGAAGTGAAGCACAATCGGTCAC
This genomic window contains:
- a CDS encoding GntR family transcriptional regulator, encoding MLHFKELALDGKEPVYMQIAGYVKRQLLLGRVASGDRLPSRRDIAAQLNVNPNTVQKAFKLMEEEGFVHTSGNQGSVIYADAELLARIEEELTRGLVVSFILSAKEINLSFKKVIELVSEHWERP